A window from Mixophyes fleayi isolate aMixFle1 chromosome 12, aMixFle1.hap1, whole genome shotgun sequence encodes these proteins:
- the LOC142108140 gene encoding protein S100-A10-like: MSPSELEKAMETLMFTFHKYAGDKSYLSKEDLHKLMDKEFSEFLKNQNDPLAVDNIMKDLDQCRDGRVSFHSYFSLIAGLTIACNDYYCKNMKGKK; this comes from the exons ATGAGCCCATCCGAGCTGGAGAAAGCCATGGAAACCTTGATGTTCACCTTTCATAAATACGCAGGTGACAAGAGCTATCTGTCCAAGGAGGACCTCCACAAGCTGATGGACAAAGAGTTCAGCGAGTTCCTGAAG AACCAGAACGACCCGCTGGCTGTAGATAATATCATGAAGGATCTGGACCAATGCCGTGACGGACGGGTCAGCTTTCACAGTTACTTCTCTCTTATCGCTGGTCTGACCATCGCCTGTAATGACTATTATTGTAAGAACATGAAGGGCAAGAAGTGA
- the LOC142108134 gene encoding uncharacterized protein LOC142108134, with protein sequence MAQKNQAPPTEMERSMEKIITIFQRYAGKEGNQASMNFKEFENFMNTELSFTKNQKDPTILKKIMCSVDGGVDGKKDNELDFQEFFNLIGGIMVACHDALSKCPPAKKNPVPATPPTQMETAMESIIRIFQHYAGKKGDKNQMNYSEFEAFMNAELKSFTANQKDPNVVRKLMESVDGAVDGKQDKELNFQEFMNLTGGIMTACNDALMSRLKKP encoded by the exons ATG GCACAAAAGAATCAGGCTCCCCCAACAGAGATGGAACGTTCCATGGAGAAGATTATCACCATATTCCAGAGGTACGCTGGCAAAGAGGGCAACCAGGCCTCCATGAACTTCAAAGAGTTTGAGAACTTCATGAACACTGAGCTGTCTTTCACCAAA AACCAAAAGGACCCGACCATCCTGAAGAAGATTATGTGCTCTGTGGATGGAGGGGTGGATGGGAAGAAGGACAACGAGTTGGACTTCCAAGAGTTCTTCAACCTCATCGGTGGCATTATGGTGGCTTGTCATGATGCTTTGTCAAAGTGCCCCCCAGCAAAAAAG AACCCAGTCCCTGCTACTCCTCCCACACAGATGGAGACAGCCATGGAAAGCATCATTCGGATCTTCCAGCACTATGCCGGCAAAAAAGGAGACAAGAATCAGATGAATTACTCAGAGTTTGAAGCTTTCATGAACGCAGAGCTGAAATCTTTCACAGCT AATCAGAAGGACCCGAACGTTGTCCGCAAGCTGATGGAATCTGTGGACGGAGCAGTTGATGGGAAACAGGACAAGGAGCTGAATTTCCAGGAGTTCATGAACCTGACTGGTGGGATCATGACGGCGTGCAATGACGCTCTGATGAGCCGTCTGAAGAAGCCCTGA